Genomic segment of Vibrio rarus:
GTAAAAAATCTCTCAAGTTTGTTCAAGATTATCGATTTTATTGTGATCGAAGCAAGTTTAAACGTAAAACAAAAGACACTGGTAATTTAACTAACCATGTCTTTTTAGTACCAGATATGCGTTTATTACAAGCTATCCGTGACCATGGTTACTACTATCGCTTAGAACAACATAAAATGACCCACTATAGTAAACCATCAGTGCGCTCATTCTTAAAATACATAATGACTCATAAGCCATCGTTCTTGCATCAAAAAATGTTTGAGTGGGCTCTTGATTCTTATATTCATTCCATAGCATCACCGGTAAGTCACAGTTTTAGAAGTGATTTACGCAAAGACTTATTAAACCAGGCAGTGCAAATAGAAATGGATTTTCAAATTCAAATTAGGGAAGGGGACAACGGTTTGCAACTCATCTATGTTGGGGATGATAACTGATGCTTATTCAATCATTAGATAATTTATTAAACCAAGAGAAACAGCCGTTAGACTTTACTCTTAATGGCTTATTAAAAAGCCATGTAGGGATGTTGATTGCAGCCCCAAACATTGGTAAATCTCATTTAGCTATGTGTTTGGCTATGGAACATTCTTCTTCAATGGTTTTACTAGGGATGTGCGCCAACAAAAAGCCCGCAAAAACATTGATTGTGAGTTCAGAAGACAGTGCTCAAATCTTACAAAATCGTATGGAAGAGAAGCTAGTAAACTGTTCAGTAGCATTAAAGAATGAATTAAAACAAAATTTACATTTCATGACCGATGTCGAGCCATTGGTGATTCCACCTGAAGGATCAATGCAAGAGCAAGAAGCACATAAGCTTTATGTGCAAAAGGTAATGGACACCTTTAGTCAGTTTGATTTAGTGATTATAGATACGGTGACAGAATCGATTGGCCGGTGTGATGAAGTAAAGCATGATCGCCATATAAAAAATGTTTTTCAACAAATGGCTCAGAAATCAGGAGCTAGTCTTTTACTTGTACACCATGTCAATAAAGATGAGATCCGTGGCAATCAAGAAATCACCATGGCTTCTGGTGCCGGGTTAACTTCTGTTATGCGATTGACAAAATGCCTATTCACATTGAAGTCAAAAGACAACCAACTCTCTATTAAATACTTAAAATGTAACTACTTACCAAGTCATGAAAATAAAGAGTTTAACGTTGAAATCAAAAATGGTTTGACGATTAACCCTGAAAGAGTTGAATTAAAAATATCGAAATCACGCTCGATAAAAAATGAAGCAATACTTAATACTCCAAAAAGCATTACATTAGGTGGTTCATTATCAACAAATGAAACCCCTAAAAATAATAGAA
This window contains:
- a CDS encoding helicase RepA family protein, whose translation is MLIQSLDNLLNQEKQPLDFTLNGLLKSHVGMLIAAPNIGKSHLAMCLAMEHSSSMVLLGMCANKKPAKTLIVSSEDSAQILQNRMEEKLVNCSVALKNELKQNLHFMTDVEPLVIPPEGSMQEQEAHKLYVQKVMDTFSQFDLVIIDTVTESIGRCDEVKHDRHIKNVFQQMAQKSGASLLLVHHVNKDEIRGNQEITMASGAGLTSVMRLTKCLFTLKSKDNQLSIKYLKCNYLPSHENKEFNVEIKNGLTINPERVELKISKSRSIKNEAILNTPKSITLGGSLSTNETPKNNRNLREVL